The following are encoded together in the Roseovarius sp. EL26 genome:
- a CDS encoding glycosyltransferase, whose product MLSFLRKKPLVSICIPAFQSQDFINATIQSALNQTVEDIEIVVSNDGAYPTPDLKKYRKHKKIRIFNVSKQLGWVENSNFALSRARGQYFMLLPHDDILRPRYIEACLEILQNDQNTFAAYSDIELQDGILPASEVRGPMRERFEYIMRNLYSGYSYRALMRRHPSDWPLLKMQPNIPTNFSVDSTWIIQQACFGDLRKVPEPLYWKRLHDRNTHQKWTQLSTQELKLAWQQHCFQMGEVVRSQTNDPAFSDELVEYRLDARQVIETPQYLKEIMP is encoded by the coding sequence ATGCTTTCGTTCTTGCGAAAAAAGCCTTTGGTTTCGATCTGCATCCCAGCATTCCAAAGTCAGGACTTTATCAATGCGACTATACAGAGTGCTCTGAACCAAACTGTGGAAGATATCGAGATTGTCGTATCGAATGATGGCGCTTATCCAACACCCGACCTAAAGAAGTATCGGAAGCATAAAAAAATAAGGATTTTTAACGTTTCAAAACAGCTCGGCTGGGTGGAAAATAGCAATTTCGCTCTCTCACGTGCGCGAGGGCAGTATTTTATGTTGCTGCCGCACGATGATATATTGAGACCCAGATATATCGAGGCGTGTCTGGAAATTTTGCAAAATGATCAGAATACGTTCGCTGCCTATAGCGATATCGAACTCCAAGATGGCATTTTACCTGCTTCTGAAGTGCGCGGGCCAATGCGTGAACGGTTCGAATACATCATGCGCAATTTGTATAGTGGCTACAGTTACCGTGCACTGATGCGGCGGCATCCGAGTGATTGGCCGCTTTTGAAAATGCAGCCGAACATTCCCACAAATTTCAGCGTCGATTCTACTTGGATAATACAGCAAGCCTGTTTCGGAGATTTGAGAAAAGTACCTGAACCCCTCTATTGGAAGCGTCTTCATGATCGAAACACGCATCAAAAATGGACGCAATTATCCACGCAGGAGCTAAAGCTTGCTTGGCAGCAGCACTGTTTTCAAATGGGCGAAGTCGTAAGAAGCCAGACCAACGATCCAGCATTTTCTGATGAGTTGGTGGAATACCGGCTTGATGCGCGACAGGTCATTGAGACACCGCAGTATTTGAAAGAGATTATGCCTTAA
- the dapD gene encoding 2,3,4,5-tetrahydropyridine-2,6-dicarboxylate N-succinyltransferase, with the protein MSNAQLEQAIEAAWDVRDTITPATTGESREAIIETLNALDNGTLRVAQKLDDNSWHVNQWAKKAVLLSFRLNDMAIIEGGPDNAGWWDKVPSKFDGWDADQWTKAGFRAVPGSIVRRSAYIAKGVVLMPSFVNIGAYVDEGSMVDGWATVGSCAQIGKNVHLSGGVGIGGVLEPMQAGPTIIEDNCFIGARSEVVEGCIVREGSVLGMGVFIGQSTKIVDRETGEVFYGEVPPYSVVVAGSMPSKNNVSLYCAVIVKRVDEKTRSKTGINELLRD; encoded by the coding sequence ATGTCAAACGCGCAACTTGAACAAGCCATCGAAGCCGCATGGGACGTGCGGGACACAATCACCCCAGCCACCACCGGTGAAAGCCGCGAAGCCATCATCGAGACGCTGAATGCGTTGGATAACGGCACATTGCGCGTGGCGCAAAAACTGGACGACAACAGTTGGCATGTGAATCAATGGGCAAAAAAGGCGGTTCTGCTGTCCTTCCGCTTGAATGATATGGCGATCATCGAAGGTGGCCCGGACAATGCCGGTTGGTGGGATAAGGTGCCATCGAAGTTTGACGGCTGGGATGCCGATCAGTGGACCAAAGCAGGTTTCCGCGCGGTTCCCGGCTCAATCGTGCGTCGCTCGGCCTATATTGCCAAAGGCGTCGTGCTGATGCCATCGTTTGTGAACATCGGTGCCTACGTTGACGAAGGATCGATGGTTGACGGCTGGGCCACTGTCGGCAGCTGCGCGCAGATCGGTAAAAACGTCCACCTGTCGGGTGGCGTCGGCATTGGTGGAGTTCTGGAGCCAATGCAGGCCGGGCCGACCATTATTGAAGACAACTGCTTTATCGGCGCGCGTTCCGAGGTGGTCGAAGGTTGCATCGTGCGCGAAGGCTCGGTTCTAGGCATGGGCGTGTTTATCGGCCAGTCGACCAAAATCGTTGACCGTGAAACAGGCGAAGTCTTTTACGGTGAAGTTCCACCCTATTCAGTGGTCGTTGCCGGATCGATGCCAAGCAAAAACAACGTATCGCTCTACTGTGCGGTGATCGTGAAACGGGTTGACGAAAAGACCCGCTCAAAAACCGGTATCAACGAGCTGCTGCGCGACTAA
- a CDS encoding transporter substrate-binding domain-containing protein, with amino-acid sequence MIRKLAIFLALLLWPMLSVAQELTVSTISRSPFSMEINDRDTGFSVDLWRAIAERIGVEFKFERHRSFTEMLKSVESGQVDLAIANISVTSEREAVMDFSQPIFSAGLQIMTPTQDNRNVSVWSIISSANLLVPVFIAFGVLVAAGMLMWLFERHKQPYFNYTAGKAVFPAFWWALNLVVNGGFEERVPRSAPGRFFGVILVISSLFVVSIFVARITSMMTIEAINSSVSSFSDLYGKRIGTVSRSTAATFMERRDLQYIGYEGSDELLEAFESGEIEAVVFDAPILAYYVKSKGAGKAQLAGPVFLRENYGIALPSGSPLAEEINKALLYLREDGTYAEIQQNWFGHSSD; translated from the coding sequence ATGATTAGGAAATTGGCAATATTTTTGGCACTTTTGCTGTGGCCGATGCTTTCGGTCGCACAGGAATTGACTGTCAGTACGATCTCCCGCTCCCCCTTCTCAATGGAGATTAATGACCGTGACACCGGATTCTCCGTAGATTTGTGGCGTGCCATCGCGGAACGTATCGGCGTTGAGTTCAAGTTTGAGCGGCACCGCAGCTTTACTGAAATGCTTAAATCGGTTGAAAGTGGGCAAGTCGATCTTGCCATTGCGAATATTTCGGTGACTTCCGAACGCGAAGCGGTGATGGATTTTTCCCAGCCAATCTTTAGTGCGGGCCTGCAGATCATGACACCAACACAGGATAACCGCAACGTGAGCGTTTGGTCGATTATCTCAAGTGCCAATTTGTTGGTCCCGGTTTTTATTGCGTTTGGCGTGCTGGTGGCTGCGGGCATGTTGATGTGGTTGTTTGAGCGCCATAAACAGCCCTATTTCAATTACACTGCGGGTAAGGCTGTTTTCCCTGCCTTCTGGTGGGCGCTCAATCTGGTTGTGAATGGCGGGTTTGAGGAACGTGTCCCCCGAAGCGCACCCGGACGTTTCTTTGGTGTTATTTTGGTGATTTCGTCTTTGTTTGTTGTGTCGATCTTTGTGGCAAGGATCACATCGATGATGACGATTGAAGCGATCAATTCGTCGGTCAGTTCGTTCAGTGATTTGTACGGTAAACGTATTGGAACCGTTTCGCGGTCCACTGCTGCAACCTTTATGGAACGGCGTGATTTGCAGTATATCGGGTATGAAGGGTCGGATGAATTATTAGAGGCCTTTGAAAGCGGCGAAATCGAAGCTGTCGTTTTTGATGCCCCCATTTTGGCCTATTATGTGAAATCCAAAGGGGCCGGAAAAGCTCAGCTCGCGGGTCCGGTGTTTCTGCGCGAAAATTACGGCATTGCCCTGCCCTCTGGCAGCCCATTGGCGGAAGAGATCAACAAGGCGCTGCTGTATTTGCGTGAAGACGGAACCTACGCCGAGATCCAGCAAAACTGGTTTGGCCACTCTTCAGATTGA
- a CDS encoding threonine/serine dehydratase: protein MNWQQQISDAQARIAGYIRQTPVITATGIAGQGHVELKLEQMQHTGSFKARGAFNTMLSNVVPKTGLVAASGGNHGAAVAYAAASLGHKARIYVPEMAGPAKIDLIRQLGADLVVVPGAYANALEAAKTYEAETSAMQIHAYDAPGTVIGQGTLMAEWEAQGLQADTVLIAVGGGGLIGGALAWLGGRRKVVAVEPETSCALNAALNAGAPVDVEVSGIAANALGARRIGDICFDLAREQNMESVLVSDAAIRAAQEWLWREMRQLVEPAGAAALAALMSGAYRPSPDETLAILVCGGNIAPDPLT, encoded by the coding sequence ATGAATTGGCAGCAACAGATCAGTGACGCACAGGCACGCATTGCCGGATATATCCGTCAGACACCGGTGATTACCGCAACTGGAATTGCGGGGCAGGGTCATGTTGAGTTGAAGCTGGAACAGATGCAACACACTGGAAGCTTTAAGGCGCGCGGGGCCTTTAACACAATGCTCTCCAACGTCGTACCTAAGACCGGTCTGGTCGCCGCCTCAGGTGGCAATCACGGGGCGGCGGTGGCTTATGCTGCGGCCAGTTTGGGGCACAAGGCTCGGATTTACGTGCCCGAAATGGCAGGCCCGGCCAAGATTGACCTGATTAGGCAGTTGGGGGCTGATCTGGTTGTGGTGCCTGGGGCCTATGCCAATGCATTAGAGGCGGCAAAAACCTATGAGGCCGAGACCAGCGCGATGCAAATCCATGCCTATGACGCCCCCGGCACAGTGATTGGGCAGGGCACCCTGATGGCAGAATGGGAGGCTCAGGGGCTACAAGCCGACACAGTGCTAATCGCCGTGGGTGGTGGCGGGCTTATCGGTGGGGCGTTGGCTTGGCTGGGTGGGCGACGCAAGGTGGTCGCGGTTGAACCTGAAACCTCCTGCGCTTTGAACGCTGCGTTAAACGCAGGCGCGCCTGTCGATGTCGAAGTGTCGGGCATTGCAGCAAATGCACTAGGCGCACGGCGGATTGGTGACATTTGTTTTGATTTGGCGCGCGAACAAAACATGGAATCGGTTCTTGTCAGCGATGCGGCAATCCGGGCAGCACAAGAATGGCTCTGGCGCGAGATGCGGCAATTGGTTGAACCAGCAGGGGCTGCAGCATTGGCTGCGCTGATGTCAGGGGCATATCGCCCATCGCCGGACGAAACACTGGCGATTCTGGTCTGTGGCGGCAACATTGCACCCGATCCATTGACCTAA
- a CDS encoding GntR family transcriptional regulator, translated as MDRKTQCLEDIRMRILTLDIAPGSDLDEAALCEQYGISRTPMREVFQRLSGEGYLRSEQNRGTKVASMDLTSLRMFFQTAPMIYASTTKLAAENRRISQIEELKEIQRAHGAATLDGDAGQSSIMNHRFHWKIGEMSQNPYLLPSLNRMLIDHTRMSQTFYRPKSEDDQNRIKTAIEHHEQMIEAIEQQEPNKALELTLEHWNLSRDRLEQFVSPDPLPIDVFAMKDMKHAV; from the coding sequence ATGGATCGTAAAACCCAATGCCTTGAAGACATTCGTATGCGGATTTTGACGCTGGATATTGCCCCTGGCAGTGATCTGGACGAGGCCGCTTTGTGTGAGCAATACGGCATCTCGCGCACGCCGATGCGTGAGGTATTTCAGCGTTTGAGCGGTGAAGGATATCTGCGGAGTGAGCAAAACCGTGGCACTAAAGTGGCCTCCATGGATCTGACGTCTTTGCGGATGTTCTTTCAAACCGCACCGATGATCTATGCGAGCACCACCAAGCTGGCTGCAGAAAACCGCCGCATCAGTCAGATTGAAGAGTTGAAAGAGATACAGCGCGCCCATGGGGCGGCGACCCTTGATGGCGACGCTGGGCAGTCATCCATTATGAACCACCGGTTTCATTGGAAAATTGGTGAGATGTCACAAAACCCGTATTTGCTGCCCAGCCTCAACCGCATGCTGATTGATCACACCCGTATGAGCCAGACATTCTATCGGCCAAAATCCGAAGACGACCAAAACCGTATCAAAACAGCGATTGAGCATCACGAGCAGATGATCGAAGCAATCGAACAACAAGAGCCAAACAAGGCGCTCGAGCTCACTTTGGAACATTGGAATCTCTCCCGCGATCGATTGGAGCAGTTCGTCAGCCCGGACCCGCTGCCAATCGACGTTTTTGCCATGAAGGACATGAAACATGCAGTTTGA
- a CDS encoding choice-of-anchor L domain-containing protein, with amino-acid sequence MVKASELPIDTKASAMDMAQEIFGNGITIQTASYTGAGTASGVFSDGDNVAPGITPSDSGVILSTGKAKDVTNSKGDANVKSSTSTNQKKSGDDDLEDISGQKTYDASVFEASFTPEGSTLTMQVVFSSEEYLEYVDSGFNDAVGVWVNGEPAQLTVGTGDITINNINNESNQNLYVDNPASTDPYNTEMDGFTVTLTLKAPVNPDQINTIKIGIADGGDAHYDSNLLIAGGSVQTALVAEDDQIEYDGNGEFDLLANDSSSASSTLTITEINGQPVVQGDQITLPSGEVITLTENGIEVQSDGADDDSNAFSYKVEDEVGNTDIAFVTLNKTVPCFVLGTLIDTDQGPRPVEDVQPGDLIPTRDHGLQPVCWVGRRTVPATGRYAPIEIGATALGNHGCIRVSQQHRILLRGWRAELCCGVLEVLVKARHLINEHSIRACPGGDVTYVHLLFDQHEIVTTDGLESESLYPGPTVMQDMDDEVREEVFALFPELAIDQMGYGPIARPEARAQEARLITAPCVFCNVSNAGRLSRAAAR; translated from the coding sequence ATGGTCAAAGCCTCGGAATTGCCGATTGATACCAAAGCCAGCGCAATGGACATGGCGCAGGAAATCTTTGGTAACGGGATCACCATACAGACCGCCAGCTACACCGGTGCTGGCACGGCCTCTGGCGTGTTCTCAGATGGCGATAATGTTGCGCCGGGTATCACGCCATCGGATAGCGGGGTCATTTTATCCACGGGCAAGGCGAAAGACGTCACCAACAGCAAAGGGGATGCCAATGTCAAATCCTCAACCAGTACGAACCAGAAGAAGTCCGGGGATGACGATCTGGAGGATATTTCAGGCCAGAAAACCTATGATGCATCAGTTTTTGAGGCAAGTTTTACCCCCGAGGGCAGCACCCTGACCATGCAGGTTGTGTTCTCGTCCGAGGAGTATCTTGAATATGTCGATTCTGGTTTTAACGATGCGGTGGGTGTCTGGGTGAATGGGGAACCGGCACAGCTGACGGTTGGCACCGGCGACATTACAATCAACAACATCAATAATGAGAGCAATCAAAACCTCTATGTCGACAACCCCGCCTCAACCGATCCGTATAACACTGAAATGGACGGCTTTACCGTTACGCTGACGCTGAAAGCCCCGGTTAATCCAGATCAGATTAACACCATCAAAATCGGTATAGCTGATGGCGGGGATGCCCATTACGACAGTAACCTGCTGATCGCAGGCGGATCTGTACAAACTGCACTGGTCGCCGAAGATGACCAGATTGAATATGACGGAAACGGTGAATTTGATCTGTTGGCCAATGACAGCAGCAGCGCGAGTAGCACCCTGACCATTACTGAAATCAACGGTCAACCTGTCGTGCAGGGTGACCAGATCACGCTACCCTCTGGCGAAGTGATCACCTTGACCGAAAATGGCATCGAGGTGCAGTCAGATGGCGCTGATGACGACAGCAACGCCTTTTCCTACAAAGTTGAGGACGAAGTTGGAAATACTGATATTGCCTTTGTTACCCTGAACAAGACCGTACCCTGTTTTGTGTTGGGTACGCTGATTGATACGGATCAAGGCCCTCGCCCGGTGGAAGATGTGCAGCCCGGTGATCTGATCCCGACACGTGATCATGGGTTGCAACCGGTGTGCTGGGTTGGGCGGCGCACGGTACCAGCCACTGGGCGCTATGCCCCGATTGAAATTGGTGCCACTGCGCTGGGCAACCACGGATGCATCCGGGTTTCCCAGCAGCATCGCATCTTGTTGCGTGGCTGGCGGGCCGAGCTATGTTGTGGCGTGCTAGAGGTGTTGGTCAAGGCGCGGCATCTGATCAACGAACACAGCATTCGCGCCTGTCCGGGGGGTGATGTCACTTACGTTCATCTGCTGTTTGATCAGCACGAGATTGTCACAACGGATGGATTGGAAAGCGAAAGCTTGTACCCCGGCCCAACCGTGATGCAGGATATGGATGATGAAGTGCGGGAAGAGGTGTTTGCCCTGTTCCCTGAACTGGCCATTGATCAGATGGGTTATGGCCCCATCGCCCGCCCTGAGGCCCGGGCGCAAGAGGCGCGGCTCATCACCGCGCCCTGTGTGTTCTGTAACGTATCGAATGCTGGTAGGCTTAGTCGCGCAGCAGCTCGTTGA
- a CDS encoding dihydrodipicolinate synthase family protein → MQFEGIWTPIVTPYNDDFTVKEQELAETVELLISGGVHGIIVAGTTGEYYAQTFEERVWLMQRVKELIKGRVPLVGGTGAIRTEDSIEYAKVAKDLDMDAILVATPPYAVPTGREVALHALAIDRAVDMPVMLYNYPGRMGVNMDEETLDRLGRSPNFCGIKESSGDINRLHMIARDYPHLGLLCGMDDQALEFFAWGAKGWVCAGSNFAPEAHVALYQACVIEGDYTKGRAIMSAMMPLMRVLEQGGKFIQCIKHGLSTRGIQAGPPRKPLQPLNKDDKRALEEVIRTMNTAIAKITGEAK, encoded by the coding sequence ATGCAGTTTGAAGGGATATGGACACCCATCGTCACGCCCTATAACGACGACTTTACCGTTAAAGAGCAAGAGCTTGCAGAAACGGTTGAGTTGTTGATATCAGGTGGCGTGCACGGAATTATCGTGGCTGGGACAACCGGTGAATACTACGCCCAGACTTTTGAAGAACGTGTTTGGCTGATGCAGCGTGTCAAGGAGCTAATCAAAGGTCGCGTGCCTTTGGTTGGTGGAACCGGCGCCATTCGCACCGAAGACAGCATTGAATATGCCAAAGTGGCCAAAGATCTAGATATGGACGCCATTTTGGTGGCCACCCCGCCTTATGCTGTTCCTACCGGTCGCGAGGTTGCCTTGCACGCACTGGCCATCGACCGCGCTGTCGATATGCCGGTGATGCTGTATAACTATCCGGGTCGGATGGGCGTGAACATGGATGAAGAGACGCTGGACCGTCTTGGTCGCTCCCCGAATTTCTGCGGAATCAAGGAAAGCTCTGGCGATATCAACCGCTTGCACATGATTGCCCGTGATTACCCGCATCTGGGTTTGCTATGCGGCATGGATGATCAGGCACTGGAATTCTTTGCTTGGGGTGCCAAAGGCTGGGTCTGTGCCGGCTCAAACTTTGCACCCGAAGCGCACGTTGCACTTTATCAAGCCTGTGTGATTGAGGGCGACTACACCAAGGGTCGGGCCATCATGTCGGCGATGATGCCGCTGATGCGGGTTTTGGAGCAGGGCGGCAAATTTATTCAATGCATCAAGCATGGCCTCAGCACGCGTGGCATTCAAGCAGGCCCGCCGCGCAAGCCACTGCAGCCTTTGAATAAAGATGACAAGCGCGCGCTCGAAGAAGTGATCCGCACCATGAACACGGCGATTGCCAAAATTACGGGAGAGGCCAAATGA
- a CDS encoding FAD-dependent oxidoreductase has product MKIAIIGGGLTGCISALEFADRGHSVVIFDQEKELLTRASTANEGKIHLGYVYAADKGFNTAVRLIDDALMFRAILERWMPAKEFEACLFDTFDYFVPRDSKVSVEEIKHHFKRVETQVRERKQHLNLTYLGQAETPDFEINHSSSAPDAACFTTQERGLWPFGIARAVRRCVSAHPRIETMMESRIKRTEHRAGKWQILFEDPERQPDGPFNVVVNAAWADRRNIDRRSGFPSAEQWFTRFKFGVLLENASHYFGDELPKNATATSGSYGDSVYYEQNDSLYCSWYPVGMCFSSTEDIIGGRPCLETRSEDLSRKTWGGYSTIDPTYKKLENAIEFPVKTKLIGDFIMARGQTDISDPSSMLHQRYDHGPSELSKGYWSIETGKYTSTARCAVQCVEAILEGA; this is encoded by the coding sequence ATGAAGATCGCAATTATCGGTGGCGGCCTTACGGGGTGTATTTCTGCTTTGGAATTTGCGGACCGTGGTCATTCTGTCGTGATCTTCGATCAAGAGAAAGAGCTACTTACGCGTGCATCGACCGCGAATGAGGGCAAGATCCATCTTGGCTATGTCTACGCGGCTGATAAAGGTTTTAACACTGCTGTGCGTCTCATTGACGATGCCCTGATGTTCCGAGCTATCCTAGAACGATGGATGCCTGCCAAAGAGTTCGAAGCATGTTTGTTTGACACCTTTGACTATTTCGTCCCTCGAGACAGCAAAGTTTCTGTAGAGGAGATTAAACATCACTTCAAGCGCGTCGAAACGCAGGTCCGGGAGCGAAAGCAACACCTTAACCTTACATATCTTGGTCAAGCGGAAACCCCAGATTTTGAAATAAACCATAGCTCTTCTGCTCCAGACGCGGCTTGTTTTACAACACAAGAAAGAGGGCTTTGGCCTTTTGGGATCGCGCGTGCAGTCCGGCGCTGTGTGAGCGCGCACCCACGTATTGAAACCATGATGGAGTCCCGCATAAAGCGTACCGAACATCGTGCAGGGAAATGGCAGATCCTCTTTGAGGATCCTGAACGCCAACCGGATGGACCGTTCAATGTTGTGGTAAATGCGGCCTGGGCCGACAGGCGCAATATCGACCGAAGATCTGGTTTTCCATCTGCAGAACAATGGTTTACACGCTTCAAGTTTGGCGTTCTTTTGGAAAATGCATCTCATTATTTTGGGGACGAGTTACCGAAAAACGCCACCGCGACGTCGGGCAGCTATGGCGATAGCGTTTATTACGAACAGAATGATAGTTTGTACTGTAGTTGGTATCCTGTAGGTATGTGTTTCTCATCTACCGAAGATATTATAGGTGGTCGCCCCTGTCTCGAAACCAGATCAGAGGATTTGAGCAGGAAGACGTGGGGGGGATATTCTACAATCGACCCAACATATAAAAAGCTAGAAAACGCGATTGAATTCCCGGTGAAAACCAAACTTATAGGTGATTTCATCATGGCGCGAGGCCAAACGGATATCAGCGACCCGTCAAGCATGCTTCATCAACGTTACGATCATGGGCCTAGCGAGCTGAGCAAGGGTTACTGGAGCATTGAAACTGGCAAATATACCTCCACCGCAAGGTGCGCAGTTCAATGTGTTGAGGCAATTTTGGAGGGCGCGTAA
- a CDS encoding TIGR00730 family Rossman fold protein, which translates to MNEDRKRRFRDAHSDRNTAEQVPDTPQTRAPAYRLAFADEEFLCRDELRPVRLQLELLKPEMILNERGINSTVILFGGARIPEPSKKNEARTETLANLSKYYDEAREFGRLMTEKSMQSYGREYVVTTGGGPGVMEAGNRGARDAGGNSIGLNIVLPHEQAPNEYVTPGLCFNFHYFAIRKMHFLMRARAICCFPGGFGTLDEMFEALTLIQTDRMGRVPFLLFGEEFWRSIINWEALAEAGTISAEDLDLFQFVETAQEAVEIIENWTEEG; encoded by the coding sequence ATGAATGAAGATCGTAAACGCCGCTTTCGTGATGCCCACTCTGACCGTAACACGGCCGAGCAGGTTCCCGACACGCCGCAAACCCGTGCCCCGGCCTATCGTTTGGCCTTTGCAGATGAGGAGTTTCTGTGCCGGGATGAACTGCGTCCCGTTCGGTTGCAACTGGAATTGCTCAAGCCTGAGATGATCCTGAATGAGCGCGGGATCAACAGTACTGTCATCCTGTTTGGTGGTGCCCGTATTCCTGAGCCCAGCAAAAAGAATGAGGCCCGGACTGAAACACTGGCCAATCTTTCGAAGTATTATGATGAAGCCCGTGAATTTGGCCGCCTGATGACGGAAAAATCGATGCAGAGCTATGGGCGTGAATATGTTGTGACCACCGGCGGCGGCCCCGGCGTGATGGAAGCCGGAAATCGTGGCGCGCGAGATGCGGGTGGCAATTCTATCGGCCTCAACATCGTGTTGCCACATGAGCAGGCCCCGAACGAATACGTTACCCCGGGCCTGTGTTTCAATTTCCATTACTTCGCCATCCGTAAGATGCACTTCCTGATGCGCGCCCGCGCGATCTGTTGCTTCCCGGGTGGTTTCGGCACGTTGGACGAGATGTTCGAGGCGCTCACTCTGATTCAGACGGACCGGATGGGCAGGGTGCCATTTTTGCTGTTTGGTGAAGAGTTCTGGCGCAGTATCATTAACTGGGAAGCACTGGCTGAAGCAGGCACTATTTCGGCCGAAGATCTGGATCTTTTCCAATTCGTTGAAACTGCACAAGAGGCGGTGGAGATTATCGAAAATTGGACAGAAGAAGGTTAG
- a CDS encoding aldehyde dehydrogenase has translation MTDLLTRDEYGAIAADIDFPATPFVDGKFRKGSGPMMETVNPATGEVITKISTANADDVDFAVQKAREAFDRGEWSRLHPSERKDVLIRFCKLITRRRREFAVMESLDSGKPILDCETVDIPETIHTIKWHAELIDKIYDQTAPAGDDAISMIVREPVGVVAAVLPWNFPLLMMAWKIGPALAAGNSVIVKPAEQTSLTALRLAEVAHMAGIPRGVLQVLPGDGPGVGEPLGLHADVDMVSFTGSTETGKRFLRYSADSNMKKITLECGGKNPCVVLDDAENLDNVAEHVVNAAFWNMGENCSAASRLIVHKAVKGALMERIVARIRDWKTGDPLDPQNHLGSLIDSEHCAKVSSYLKGKALVGGKADGNFVAPTVYEVSKDDAKAREEIFGPVLAVIEIASEEEAIALANDTDYGLAASVFTSNVRRAIRAARDIRAGTVTVNCYGEGDISTPFGGYKQSGFGGRDNSIHAHDQFTEMKTIWIDLSDPKEGDNVG, from the coding sequence ATGACCGACCTTCTGACACGCGACGAATACGGCGCAATCGCCGCCGACATCGATTTCCCTGCCACACCGTTCGTTGATGGCAAATTCCGCAAGGGTTCTGGCCCGATGATGGAAACCGTCAATCCAGCCACGGGCGAGGTGATCACCAAAATCAGCACTGCAAACGCAGATGACGTTGATTTTGCGGTTCAAAAAGCACGCGAGGCCTTTGATCGTGGTGAATGGTCACGCCTGCACCCAAGTGAACGCAAAGATGTCTTGATCCGCTTTTGTAAGCTGATCACGCGACGTCGCCGTGAATTTGCGGTGATGGAAAGCTTGGACAGCGGTAAGCCGATCCTAGATTGCGAAACTGTTGATATTCCTGAAACCATTCACACTATCAAATGGCACGCCGAGCTGATTGACAAGATCTATGATCAAACGGCCCCAGCAGGTGATGACGCAATCTCTATGATCGTGCGCGAACCTGTAGGCGTTGTGGCCGCTGTTCTGCCTTGGAACTTCCCACTGTTGATGATGGCCTGGAAAATCGGTCCGGCACTGGCGGCAGGGAACTCCGTCATCGTGAAACCCGCCGAACAAACCAGCCTGACCGCCCTGCGCCTGGCCGAGGTTGCACATATGGCAGGCATTCCGCGTGGTGTTCTGCAAGTGCTTCCCGGTGATGGCCCCGGCGTAGGCGAGCCTTTGGGCCTGCACGCCGATGTGGATATGGTCAGCTTCACGGGCTCAACTGAAACCGGTAAACGCTTCCTTCGCTATTCTGCAGACAGCAACATGAAAAAGATCACGCTGGAATGTGGTGGCAAAAACCCCTGTGTTGTTCTGGATGATGCCGAAAATCTGGATAACGTTGCCGAGCATGTCGTTAATGCCGCGTTCTGGAACATGGGTGAGAACTGCTCTGCGGCGTCACGTTTGATCGTTCACAAGGCTGTCAAAGGTGCGTTGATGGAGCGGATCGTTGCCCGCATCCGCGATTGGAAAACCGGTGACCCACTGGACCCACAAAACCACCTCGGTTCGCTGATAGACAGCGAGCACTGCGCCAAGGTTAGCAGCTACCTTAAGGGCAAGGCTTTGGTTGGCGGCAAGGCTGACGGCAACTTTGTTGCTCCGACTGTCTACGAAGTGTCCAAGGACGATGCCAAAGCGCGCGAAGAAATCTTTGGTCCTGTTTTAGCTGTGATCGAAATTGCTTCAGAAGAGGAAGCGATCGCGCTGGCCAATGACACCGATTACGGCCTTGCGGCATCCGTCTTTACCAGTAATGTCCGTCGCGCCATTCGCGCTGCACGCGACATTCGGGCTGGAACAGTGACTGTTAATTGCTACGGCGAAGGTGACATTAGCACG